In Phaeobacter gallaeciensis DSM 26640, a genomic segment contains:
- a CDS encoding ATP-binding protein, translating to MASLNVLALVCLSYVALLFIVAFAADRHASHGRAARWMRSPLIYTLSLSIYCTAWTFYGAVGYAARSGLEYITIYLGPTLVMVGWWWGLRKLVRIGRSQRITSIADLLSARYGKSNLLAIGVTILAVIGTTPYISLQLQSITLSFSIFAKADPLRSINETQTVFWVAAGLAAFAILFGTRNLNANERHHGVVTAVALEAVVKLVSLLAVGIFVVWGIAGGVGETMARIDASAIGQWQVDGGRWATITFLSAAAFVCLPRMFQVMVVENEDERHLRIAAWAFPLYLLLISIFVVPIAAIGLELLPVGSNPDLFVLTLPLAEGQQGLAMLSFLGGFSSATSMAIVAAMALSTMVSNHIVMPIWLRWQEVGASVSGDVRHVVLLSRRLSIAGIMALGYFYYTLSGGGAALAAIGLISFTGISQMLPSLVGGLFWRGATRSGALAGLSVGFAIWLYTMLLPELGGGLLPARVLTDGLMGLSWLRPHALFGIEGLDPTVHAVLWSMALNTAAFLIGSLLTFPSPMERLQGAQFVHVFDHSSGPRGWTGSVAQSEDLMVMSQRILGAGEAQTFFQSELARQGGRGPLPEPTPAFLERLERELSASIGAAAAHAMVGQIVGGSSVSVQDLLAVADETAQILEYSNRLETQSEELSRTARKLQETNEKLTQLSQQKDAFLSQVSHELRTPMTSIRAFSEILRDTENLASQDHSRYAGIIHDEAQRLTRLLNDLLDLSVLENGQVSLNISAGRLGDVLDHAVATALADGSARLRVERSAATDDMRLSSDLDRLAQVFINLIANADKYCTAADPELRITARQSDHRLFIDFIDNGSGIPPEFRTTIFEKFSRVSPERAGGAGLGLAICREIMQRLGGDVAYLSGEVGGAFQVSLPLRQENPV from the coding sequence ATGGCGTCGCTCAATGTTTTGGCGCTGGTTTGTCTGAGCTATGTTGCGCTGTTGTTCATCGTGGCTTTCGCCGCGGACCGTCACGCCAGTCATGGGCGCGCTGCTCGCTGGATGCGGTCACCGTTGATCTATACGCTGTCGCTGTCGATCTATTGCACAGCCTGGACCTTTTACGGGGCGGTGGGTTACGCGGCGCGTTCGGGGTTGGAATATATCACCATCTATCTTGGCCCGACGCTGGTCATGGTCGGCTGGTGGTGGGGGCTGCGCAAGCTGGTCCGTATCGGTCGCAGCCAGCGGATCACCTCCATCGCGGATCTTTTGTCGGCGCGATATGGGAAATCCAACCTTCTGGCGATCGGGGTCACGATCCTCGCTGTGATTGGCACGACGCCATATATCTCGCTGCAATTGCAGTCGATTACCCTGTCTTTCTCGATCTTTGCCAAGGCTGACCCCCTGCGCAGTATCAATGAGACGCAGACGGTGTTCTGGGTTGCAGCGGGGCTTGCGGCTTTTGCCATTCTCTTCGGCACGCGCAATCTCAACGCAAATGAGCGGCACCACGGCGTGGTGACGGCGGTGGCGCTTGAAGCCGTGGTGAAGCTGGTGTCGCTGCTGGCGGTTGGTATCTTCGTTGTCTGGGGGATTGCAGGCGGCGTGGGCGAGACCATGGCGCGGATTGATGCCTCTGCGATAGGTCAATGGCAGGTCGATGGCGGACGCTGGGCGACGATCACCTTCCTGTCGGCAGCGGCCTTTGTCTGCCTGCCGCGTATGTTTCAGGTTATGGTGGTCGAGAATGAGGACGAACGCCATCTGCGCATCGCGGCCTGGGCTTTTCCACTCTATCTGCTGCTGATCTCGATCTTTGTGGTGCCGATTGCCGCCATTGGGCTGGAGCTGTTGCCGGTCGGGTCGAACCCGGATCTGTTTGTCCTGACCCTACCTCTGGCCGAGGGCCAGCAGGGGCTGGCGATGCTGTCTTTTCTGGGAGGATTTTCCTCTGCAACATCCATGGCGATTGTTGCGGCGATGGCGCTGTCCACCATGGTGTCCAACCATATCGTCATGCCGATCTGGCTGCGCTGGCAGGAGGTGGGTGCCTCCGTCTCTGGCGATGTGCGACACGTCGTGCTGCTGTCACGGCGGCTGTCTATCGCGGGCATCATGGCACTGGGGTATTTCTACTACACGCTGTCTGGCGGCGGAGCTGCGCTGGCTGCTATTGGTTTGATTTCGTTTACCGGTATTTCACAGATGCTGCCAAGTCTTGTGGGCGGGCTGTTCTGGCGTGGCGCGACCCGAAGCGGCGCACTTGCGGGCTTGTCCGTTGGGTTTGCAATCTGGCTTTACACGATGCTGTTGCCAGAACTGGGCGGCGGACTGCTGCCTGCGCGTGTACTGACGGATGGGCTGATGGGCCTGTCGTGGCTGCGCCCTCATGCGCTTTTCGGGATTGAAGGACTGGATCCTACGGTCCATGCGGTCCTGTGGTCGATGGCATTGAACACCGCGGCGTTCCTGATTGGATCTCTGCTGACCTTCCCCAGTCCGATGGAGCGCCTTCAGGGCGCGCAATTTGTGCATGTATTCGACCATTCTTCGGGTCCGCGCGGCTGGACCGGATCTGTGGCGCAGAGCGAGGATCTGATGGTCATGTCTCAGCGCATCCTGGGGGCGGGTGAGGCACAGACGTTCTTTCAGAGCGAATTGGCGCGTCAGGGCGGTCGTGGCCCGCTGCCCGAGCCGACCCCAGCGTTTCTGGAGCGTCTGGAACGCGAACTCAGCGCCTCTATCGGGGCGGCGGCGGCCCATGCGATGGTCGGGCAGATTGTCGGCGGGTCATCGGTTTCCGTGCAGGATCTATTGGCGGTGGCGGATGAAACGGCGCAGATCCTTGAGTATTCCAATCGGCTTGAAACACAGTCCGAAGAACTGTCAAGAACGGCGCGCAAGCTTCAGGAAACAAATGAAAAACTGACGCAGTTGTCGCAACAGAAGGATGCGTTCCTCAGCCAGGTGAGCCATGAATTGCGCACGCCGATGACCTCCATCCGAGCGTTTTCCGAAATCTTGCGTGATACCGAAAACCTCGCGTCACAGGATCACAGCCGCTATGCGGGCATTATCCACGATGAGGCGCAGCGGCTGACCCGTCTGCTGAACGATTTGCTGGACCTCAGCGTGCTGGAAAATGGTCAGGTGAGCCTCAACATCAGTGCAGGACGTTTGGGGGATGTGTTGGATCATGCGGTGGCCACTGCGCTGGCCGATGGATCGGCGCGGTTGCGGGTGGAGCGCAGCGCAGCGACGGATGATATGCGGCTCTCCTCCGACCTAGACCGGTTGGCGCAGGTGTTCATTAATCTGATCGCAAACGCCGACAAATACTGTACGGCAGCGGATCCGGAATTACGCATCACCGCCCGTCAAAGCGATCATCGGTTGTTTATAGATTTCATCGACAATGGTAGCGGGATCCCGCCAGAGTTTCGGACCACTATTTTTGAGAAATTTTCGAGGGTTAGCCCGGAACGGGCAGGCGGCGCGGGCCTCGGTTTGGCGATCTGCCGTGAGATCATGCAGCGTCTTGGCGGCGATGTGGCCTATCTTTCGGGGGAGGTCGGTGGTGCCTTTCAGGTTTCGTTACCTCTTCGTCAGGAAAACCCGGTTTAA
- a CDS encoding response regulator transcription factor encodes MGRHVVLVEDEPNITEAIRFLLTRDGWRVDSHADGSDAVEVICTAKPDLVILDLMLPGKSGLEIIRELRDSGQLPDLPVLMLTARGQLRDREMAEQAGVTRFMTKPFSNNEVLTAVRDLHAQAAQNRAGMSEAGGAAADLTEQARQG; translated from the coding sequence ATGGGCAGGCATGTTGTTCTGGTCGAAGACGAGCCGAATATCACCGAGGCGATCCGATTTCTGCTGACCCGCGACGGCTGGCGGGTCGACAGCCACGCCGATGGCAGCGATGCGGTTGAGGTGATCTGCACGGCGAAGCCGGATCTGGTGATCCTGGATCTGATGTTGCCCGGCAAAAGCGGGCTGGAGATCATTCGTGAATTGCGCGACAGCGGGCAGCTGCCGGATTTGCCGGTTTTGATGTTGACCGCAAGGGGACAGCTGCGCGACCGCGAAATGGCAGAGCAGGCCGGGGTAACCCGGTTCATGACCAAACCGTTTTCCAACAACGAGGTTCTGACCGCAGTCCGTGACCTTCATGCGCAGGCGGCGCAGAACCGCGCAGGTATGTCTGAGGCTGGCGGTGCGGCTGCTGATCTGACTGAACAGGCCCGCCAGGGATGA
- a CDS encoding XRE family transcriptional regulator produces MGRDTLTGSRIRERRLMLGLRQAELARQVDISASYLNLIEHNRRRIGGKLLVDLARVLAVEPSMLTEGAEVALLSTLREAAAELRRPVAELDRVDEFAGRFPGWAEVLAQSQQRIASLERTVQTLSDRLTHDPLLAASLHEVLSTAAAIRSTASILAETGELEAEWRDRFHKNLNEDSFRLAESSRALVNFLDESNTSAERRGVPQEEVEQFFAAHEHHFPELEVAEASARPAMIDALVAGADDLVSEAGGLIARSTLQQYCADAEVIPLEPLSEQLAREGVAPDALARAFQCDLPVVLRRLGALPPAVLGQEAGLVICDASGSILFRKPVTGFALPRFGASCPLWPLYTALSRPQEPVRRDVVQQGRSAVGFDCLAVSWPHQRPGFDSDPLYHAVMLILPKGDVVETAQPVGASCRICSRRDCVARREPSILKEEF; encoded by the coding sequence ATGGGGCGTGACACGCTGACAGGGAGTCGTATCCGCGAGCGGCGGTTGATGCTGGGGCTGCGTCAGGCCGAACTGGCGCGGCAGGTCGATATCTCGGCCTCCTATCTGAACCTGATTGAACACAACCGGCGCAGAATCGGCGGCAAGCTGCTGGTTGATCTGGCACGTGTGCTGGCGGTTGAACCGTCCATGTTGACCGAAGGGGCGGAGGTGGCGCTGCTGTCGACCCTGCGTGAGGCTGCTGCGGAACTTCGCAGACCTGTTGCTGAACTGGACCGGGTGGATGAATTTGCAGGCAGGTTCCCGGGCTGGGCCGAGGTTCTGGCGCAGAGCCAGCAGCGGATTGCCAGTCTGGAGCGCACGGTACAAACCCTGTCGGACCGGCTGACCCACGATCCGTTACTGGCGGCCTCGCTTCATGAGGTGCTGTCGACAGCTGCTGCGATCCGTTCCACTGCGTCGATTCTGGCGGAAACCGGCGAACTGGAAGCGGAATGGCGTGATCGGTTCCACAAGAACCTCAATGAGGATTCCTTCCGTCTGGCAGAGAGCAGCCGTGCGCTGGTGAATTTTCTGGACGAGAGCAATACCTCAGCCGAGCGTCGCGGCGTCCCGCAGGAGGAGGTGGAGCAGTTCTTTGCGGCCCATGAACATCATTTCCCTGAGCTTGAAGTCGCTGAGGCCTCTGCACGCCCGGCAATGATTGATGCGCTGGTTGCTGGGGCCGATGATCTGGTGAGCGAGGCCGGGGGGCTGATTGCGCGCTCCACCCTGCAACAATATTGCGCCGATGCCGAGGTGATTCCGTTGGAGCCGTTGAGCGAACAGCTCGCCCGCGAGGGGGTCGCGCCGGACGCGTTGGCGCGCGCGTTTCAATGCGATCTGCCCGTTGTGCTGCGTCGTCTTGGGGCGCTGCCGCCTGCGGTTCTGGGGCAGGAGGCGGGGCTGGTGATCTGTGACGCCTCTGGCTCCATCCTGTTTCGCAAGCCCGTGACGGGGTTCGCTCTGCCACGCTTTGGCGCATCATGCCCGCTCTGGCCGCTATATACGGCTTTGTCGCGTCCACAGGAGCCAGTGCGCCGGGATGTGGTGCAGCAGGGGCGGAGTGCCGTCGGATTTGATTGTCTGGCGGTGTCCTGGCCTCACCAGAGGCCGGGGTTTGACAGCGACCCTCTCTATCATGCGGTGATGCTGATCCTGCCAAAGGGCGACGTGGTTGAAACGGCACAGCCGGTTGGGGCCAGCTGCCGGATCTGTTCGCGCCGCGACTGTGTGGCGCGGCGTGAACCGTCGATCCTGAAGGAAGAGTTTTGA
- a CDS encoding substrate-binding protein, whose product MSKTDVSRRGVLKTGAIAGAGVALPTIFTASSAAAFTNEPTGSTVTLGFNVPQTGPYADEGADELRAYQLAVEHLNGGGDGGMMNTFSSKALQGNGIMGKEVKFVTGDTQTKSDAARASAKSMIEKDGAVMITGGSSSGVAIAVQGLCQEAGVIFMAGLTHSNDTTGKDKKANGFRHFFNGYMSGAALAPVLKNLYGTDRNAYHLTADYTWGWTQEESIAAATEALGWNTVNKVRTPLAATDFSSYIAPVLNSGADVLVLNHYGGNMVNSLTNAVQFGLREKVVNGKNFEIVVPLYSRLMAKGAGANVKGIHGSTNWHWSLQDEGSQAFVRSFGSKYGFPPSQAAHTVYCQTLLYADAVERAGSFNPCAVVEALEGFEFDGLGNGKTLYRAEDHQCFKDVLVVRGKENPTSEFDLLEVVEVTPAEQVTYAPDHPMFAGGALGTCNSGA is encoded by the coding sequence ATGTCCAAGACTGACGTATCGCGTCGCGGAGTCCTGAAGACCGGTGCCATCGCGGGTGCCGGCGTGGCGCTTCCGACGATCTTTACCGCATCGTCTGCAGCCGCGTTTACAAATGAGCCAACTGGCAGCACCGTGACGCTGGGCTTCAACGTACCCCAGACTGGCCCCTACGCAGATGAGGGCGCAGACGAACTGCGGGCTTATCAGCTGGCCGTTGAACATCTGAATGGCGGCGGCGACGGCGGCATGATGAACACCTTCTCGTCCAAAGCCCTGCAGGGCAACGGGATCATGGGCAAGGAAGTCAAATTCGTAACCGGCGACACCCAGACAAAATCCGACGCGGCCCGTGCCTCGGCCAAGTCGATGATCGAAAAAGACGGCGCCGTGATGATCACCGGCGGCTCTTCTTCCGGTGTGGCGATTGCTGTACAGGGTCTCTGCCAGGAAGCTGGCGTGATCTTCATGGCGGGCCTTACCCATTCCAACGACACCACTGGCAAAGATAAAAAAGCCAACGGTTTCCGCCACTTCTTCAATGGCTACATGTCTGGTGCTGCACTGGCACCGGTGCTGAAGAACCTCTATGGCACCGACCGTAACGCCTATCACCTGACGGCGGACTACACTTGGGGTTGGACACAGGAAGAATCCATCGCCGCCGCCACTGAGGCGCTGGGCTGGAACACCGTAAACAAGGTTCGCACGCCGCTGGCCGCCACCGACTTCTCGTCCTATATCGCGCCTGTTCTGAACTCCGGTGCCGACGTGCTGGTGCTGAACCACTACGGTGGCAACATGGTGAACTCGCTGACCAACGCAGTGCAGTTTGGCCTGCGTGAGAAGGTCGTTAACGGCAAGAACTTCGAAATCGTTGTTCCGCTGTACTCCCGCCTGATGGCCAAGGGTGCGGGCGCCAACGTGAAGGGCATCCACGGCTCCACCAACTGGCATTGGTCGCTGCAGGACGAAGGCTCACAAGCCTTCGTTCGCTCCTTCGGCTCCAAATATGGCTTCCCGCCGAGCCAGGCGGCACACACCGTTTATTGTCAGACCCTGCTGTATGCAGATGCAGTCGAACGCGCAGGCTCCTTCAACCCCTGCGCTGTTGTTGAGGCCCTCGAAGGGTTTGAATTCGACGGTCTGGGCAACGGCAAGACGCTGTACCGTGCCGAAGATCACCAGTGCTTCAAAGACGTGCTGGTCGTGCGCGGCAAGGAAAACCCGACCTCGGAGTTCGACCTGCTTGAAGTTGTCGAAGTGACCCCGGCGGAACAGGTGACCTACGCGCCGGATCATCCGATGTTCGCAGGCGGTGCCCTTGGCACCTGCAACAGCGGCGCCTAA
- a CDS encoding branched-chain amino acid ABC transporter permease — MDAILLQILNGLDKGSAYALIALGLTLIFGTLGVVNFAHGALFMIGAFCAVTVQRVLSLSFETVDETQKDFLGNPLKVKTPYVESWFGPEVGGAIIDWAVPLAILFAIPIMIAVGYVMERGLIKHFYKRPHADQILVTFGLAIVLQEVVKYFYGANPIQTPAPDALNGVVNLGSVIGMDIVYPVWRVVYFFFAVVIIGGIFSFLQFTTFGMVVRAGMADRETVGLLGINIDRRFTIMFGIAAAVAGLAGVMYTPINSPNYHMGMDFLVLSFVVVVVGGMGSLPGAVLAGFLLGVLESFASMNEIKSLIPGIDQIIIYVVAIIILLTRPRGLMGRKGVMED, encoded by the coding sequence ATGGACGCAATCCTATTGCAAATCTTAAACGGGCTCGACAAGGGCTCTGCCTATGCGCTGATCGCGCTGGGTCTGACACTCATCTTTGGCACGCTGGGCGTGGTGAACTTTGCCCATGGGGCGCTGTTCATGATCGGCGCCTTCTGTGCGGTCACCGTGCAACGGGTCCTGAGCCTCAGCTTTGAAACCGTAGATGAAACCCAGAAGGATTTTCTGGGCAATCCCCTCAAAGTCAAAACTCCCTATGTCGAAAGTTGGTTCGGCCCCGAGGTGGGCGGCGCCATCATAGACTGGGCGGTGCCACTGGCGATCCTTTTTGCCATCCCGATCATGATCGCGGTTGGCTATGTCATGGAACGCGGGCTGATCAAACATTTCTACAAACGCCCCCACGCGGACCAGATCCTGGTGACCTTTGGCCTCGCCATCGTATTGCAGGAGGTGGTGAAATACTTCTACGGCGCCAACCCGATCCAGACCCCTGCCCCGGATGCCCTGAACGGTGTCGTCAACCTAGGCTCCGTTATCGGGATGGACATCGTCTATCCGGTCTGGCGTGTGGTCTATTTCTTCTTCGCAGTAGTCATCATCGGCGGCATCTTCTCATTCCTGCAATTCACCACATTCGGCATGGTGGTGCGCGCAGGCATGGCGGACCGTGAGACTGTGGGCCTTCTGGGCATCAACATCGACCGCCGCTTCACCATCATGTTTGGTATCGCCGCCGCCGTCGCCGGTCTGGCTGGTGTGATGTACACCCCGATCAACTCACCCAACTATCACATGGGCATGGATTTTCTGGTGCTGAGCTTTGTGGTTGTTGTTGTTGGCGGCATGGGGTCCCTACCCGGCGCCGTGCTAGCTGGCTTTCTTCTCGGCGTGCTCGAAAGCTTCGCGTCGATGAATGAAATCAAATCCCTGATCCCCGGCATCGACCAGATCATCATCTATGTGGTCGCAATCATCATTCTGCTCACCCGCCCGCGGGGCCTGATGGGCCGCAAAGGTGTGATGGAGGACTAA
- a CDS encoding branched-chain amino acid ABC transporter permease — MFALNKKDRTLLLVVAILTLFAPFILNPFPTGSALAQFNAGYPDLMQRFVIFGIFAIGFNILFGLTGYLSFGHAAFLGVGSYSAVWMFKLLSMNVVPAIVLSVIVAGLFALVIGYVSLRRSGIYFSILTLAFAQMSFNLAYSVLTPITNGETGLQLTLDDPRVLGASATADGSIPVTNLFGMEMRSTFEMAVGPWAFQFNAGYYLCALILLAAFYLSIRIFRSPFGLMLKAVKSNQQRMNYTGLNTRPYTLAAFVISGMYAGLAGGLMASMDPLAGAERMQWTASGEVVLMTILGGAGTLIGPVLGAGFIKYFENIFSKINDNVLHSWFSFMPDGIEDAMVFIVHPFIGKGWHLTLGILFMLVVIFLPGGLVEGGQKLRGWIQGRKAKKDGPSGKTEPAE; from the coding sequence ATGTTCGCACTCAACAAAAAAGATAGGACGCTGCTGCTGGTCGTTGCCATCCTGACCCTGTTCGCACCGTTCATCCTGAACCCCTTCCCAACGGGCAGCGCGCTGGCGCAGTTCAACGCGGGCTACCCCGACCTAATGCAACGGTTTGTGATCTTCGGCATCTTTGCCATCGGCTTCAACATCCTCTTTGGCCTCACCGGTTACCTGTCCTTTGGCCATGCGGCCTTCCTCGGTGTAGGGTCCTATTCAGCTGTCTGGATGTTCAAACTGCTGAGCATGAACGTCGTACCGGCGATTGTTTTGTCGGTGATCGTCGCGGGCCTGTTCGCTTTGGTCATTGGCTATGTCAGCCTGCGCCGCTCCGGCATCTACTTTTCAATCCTGACGCTGGCCTTTGCACAGATGTCCTTCAACCTCGCCTATTCGGTGCTGACCCCGATCACCAATGGCGAAACGGGTCTGCAGCTGACACTGGATGATCCTCGTGTTCTGGGTGCCTCTGCCACCGCCGATGGCTCCATCCCGGTAACCAACCTCTTTGGTATGGAGATGCGCTCAACCTTTGAGATGGCCGTCGGCCCTTGGGCATTCCAGTTCAACGCGGGCTACTATCTCTGCGCGCTGATCCTGCTGGCCGCCTTTTACCTCTCGATCCGCATCTTCCGCTCGCCCTTTGGCCTGATGCTGAAGGCCGTGAAGTCGAACCAGCAGCGGATGAACTACACGGGTCTGAACACCCGTCCCTACACGCTGGCGGCCTTTGTTATCTCCGGCATGTATGCCGGTCTGGCTGGCGGCTTGATGGCCTCCATGGACCCGCTGGCTGGTGCTGAGCGGATGCAGTGGACCGCCTCCGGCGAAGTTGTCCTGATGACCATCCTCGGCGGTGCCGGCACGCTGATCGGCCCGGTTCTGGGCGCAGGTTTCATCAAATACTTCGAGAACATCTTCTCCAAGATCAACGACAATGTGCTGCACAGCTGGTTCAGCTTCATGCCCGACGGGATCGAGGACGCGATGGTCTTCATCGTGCACCCCTTCATCGGCAAGGGCTGGCATCTGACCCTCGGCATCCTGTTCATGCTGGTGGTGATCTTCCTGCCCGGCGGCCTGGTCGAAGGCGGACAGAAGCTGCGTGGCTGGATCCAGGGGCGCAAAGCCAAAAAAGACGGCCCCTCGGGCAAAACTGAACCTGCGGAATAA
- a CDS encoding ABC transporter ATP-binding protein gives MGILEVKNVGKRFGGLQALSEVNLSVRENTVHAIIGPNGAGKSTLLNCLVGKLIPDTGSVMFDGKSVLGRAPYEINQMGISRVFQTPEIFGDLSVLENMMIPCFAKRDGAFEMNAISAVSGQRDILEKAEHMLEEMNMADKRHMNAASMSRGDKRRLEIGMCLSQEPRLLLLDEPTAGMARADTNNTIDLLKQIKSERDITIAIIEHDMHVVFSLADRITVLAQGTPLVEDDPQNIKGNPKVREAYLGESA, from the coding sequence ATGGGTATCCTTGAAGTTAAAAACGTAGGCAAGCGGTTCGGTGGCCTTCAGGCCCTGTCCGAGGTGAACCTCAGCGTGCGCGAAAACACGGTCCACGCCATCATCGGCCCCAATGGGGCGGGCAAGTCCACGCTGCTGAACTGTCTGGTGGGCAAGCTGATCCCGGACACCGGATCGGTGATGTTCGATGGCAAATCCGTCCTCGGCCGCGCGCCCTATGAGATCAACCAGATGGGCATTTCCCGTGTGTTCCAGACGCCTGAGATCTTTGGCGATCTGTCGGTGCTGGAAAACATGATGATCCCCTGCTTTGCCAAGCGCGACGGCGCCTTTGAAATGAATGCAATCAGCGCCGTCTCCGGCCAACGTGACATTCTGGAGAAGGCAGAGCACATGCTGGAGGAGATGAACATGGCCGACAAACGGCACATGAACGCCGCCTCCATGTCACGTGGGGACAAAAGGCGGCTTGAGATTGGCATGTGCCTTAGCCAGGAACCGCGCCTTCTGCTGCTTGATGAGCCCACGGCGGGCATGGCGCGCGCCGATACCAACAACACCATCGATCTGCTGAAACAGATCAAATCCGAGCGCGATATTACCATCGCGATCATCGAACACGACATGCACGTGGTGTTCTCTCTGGCGGATCGGATCACTGTTCTGGCGCAGGGCACCCCGCTGGTGGAAGACGATCCGCAGAACATCAAAGGCAACCCGAAGGTGCGCGAAGCCTACCTCGGCGAGTCGGCGTAA
- a CDS encoding ABC transporter ATP-binding protein, with the protein MNVKPDFSKHANHATTAPAFLSVWDMHAYYGESYIVQGISFNVHEGEILALLGRNGAGKTSTLRSIARTGSPMVTKGEIWLDHQPLHKMSSHEASAAGLGLVPEDRRIIPGLTVEENLQLAQIAPPIGWSLERLYELFPRLGERRKQEGVTLSGGEQQMLAIARALARDIKVLLLDEPYEGLAPVIVDEIEKTLVHIKQQGITTVIVEQNAVRALELADRAVILDTGGIVFDGSAAEVLENEELRAEYLAI; encoded by the coding sequence ATGAACGTCAAACCCGACTTTTCCAAACACGCCAACCATGCGACCACGGCACCGGCCTTTCTGTCGGTCTGGGACATGCATGCCTACTACGGCGAGAGCTATATCGTGCAGGGCATTTCCTTCAACGTGCATGAGGGCGAGATCCTCGCGCTTCTGGGCCGCAACGGTGCCGGCAAAACCTCAACCCTGCGCTCCATCGCGCGCACAGGCTCACCTATGGTGACCAAGGGTGAGATCTGGTTGGACCATCAGCCCCTGCACAAGATGTCCTCGCATGAGGCGTCCGCCGCGGGTCTGGGTCTTGTCCCAGAAGATCGCCGCATCATCCCCGGCCTCACCGTTGAGGAAAACCTGCAGCTGGCGCAGATCGCCCCGCCCATCGGCTGGTCTCTTGAGAGACTCTACGAGCTGTTCCCGCGTCTTGGCGAACGCCGCAAGCAGGAGGGCGTCACGCTTTCCGGTGGCGAACAGCAGATGCTGGCGATTGCCCGCGCATTGGCCCGTGACATCAAGGTGCTGCTGCTGGATGAACCCTATGAAGGCTTGGCCCCCGTTATCGTGGATGAGATCGAAAAGACCCTTGTCCACATCAAACAGCAGGGCATCACCACCGTCATCGTCGAACAGAACGCGGTACGCGCGCTGGAGTTGGCGGATCGCGCGGTGATCCTTGATACCGGTGGTATCGTCTTCGATGGCTCCGCCGCAGAAGTTCTCGAAAACGAAGAACTGCGCGCCGAATACCTGGCCATCTAA
- a CDS encoding LuxR C-terminal-related transcriptional regulator — MTDLAFEFAPVGLALLDQRVIQRCNQQFAETFGGDSGSYVGLPIAELYPSQEDFQRIGDRLQQPDAQSGHYNDERIMRRRTGDLFWCRVRGRSLTPDQHFRSGVWSFADISDDRPVVSLTPRERDVAILTCRGLSAKEIGAELNLSYRTIETHRAHLLVKFSARKLPELVAKLTGMPL, encoded by the coding sequence ATGACCGATCTCGCCTTTGAATTTGCGCCGGTTGGGCTGGCTCTGCTCGACCAACGGGTGATCCAGCGTTGTAACCAGCAGTTTGCCGAAACCTTTGGGGGTGACAGCGGCAGTTATGTCGGCCTGCCCATCGCAGAGCTTTACCCCAGTCAGGAAGACTTCCAGCGGATTGGCGACCGGCTGCAACAGCCCGACGCCCAGTCGGGGCATTATAACGACGAACGGATCATGCGCCGCCGCACCGGAGATCTGTTCTGGTGCCGGGTGCGCGGTCGCTCCCTGACGCCGGATCAGCATTTTCGCAGCGGTGTCTGGAGTTTCGCCGACATCTCGGACGACCGGCCTGTGGTCAGCCTGACGCCACGCGAGCGTGATGTGGCAATTCTGACCTGTCGCGGACTTTCAGCCAAAGAAATCGGCGCTGAGCTGAACCTGTCCTATCGCACAATCGAAACCCACCGGGCGCATCTTCTGGTCAAATTCTCCGCCCGCAAACTGCCCGAACTGGTGGCGAAACTGACCGGAATGCCGCTCTGA
- the accB gene encoding acetyl-CoA carboxylase biotin carboxyl carrier protein: MTNKTHEADVSFIKALAELLRDNDLTELQVKRDYGEDDSLNVRVSRQMMAAPAPVQAYAAPAPVAAAPAAPAAAAPAAAPAAANEDPASHPGAVPSPMVGTVYTQPEPGAPTFVKVGDQVAEGDTLLIVEAMKTMNHIPAPKAGTIKRILVEDGAAVEFGTPLVIIE, from the coding sequence ATGACAAATAAGACCCACGAAGCAGACGTATCCTTCATCAAAGCGCTGGCGGAACTGCTGCGCGACAATGATCTGACCGAATTGCAGGTGAAGCGTGACTACGGCGAGGATGACAGCCTGAATGTGCGTGTGTCACGCCAGATGATGGCCGCACCTGCCCCCGTGCAGGCATATGCAGCCCCGGCGCCTGTTGCTGCCGCTCCCGCAGCTCCAGCGGCGGCGGCTCCCGCCGCAGCACCTGCCGCCGCCAACGAAGACCCGGCAAGCCATCCCGGCGCCGTGCCCTCCCCGATGGTCGGCACCGTTTACACCCAGCCCGAACCCGGCGCGCCAACCTTTGTAAAGGTAGGTGATCAGGTGGCCGAAGGCGATACGTTGCTGATCGTCGAAGCCATGAAGACCATGAACCACATTCCGGCACCCAAGGCCGGTACCATCAAGCGTATCCTCGTCGAAGACGGCGCAGCGGTCGAATTCGGAACACCGCTGGTCATCATCGAGTAA